The following are encoded together in the Stegostoma tigrinum isolate sSteTig4 chromosome 20, sSteTig4.hap1, whole genome shotgun sequence genome:
- the LOC132210789 gene encoding arylamine N-acetyltransferase, pineal gland isozyme NAT-3-like has product MKLSEYFARIGYTGPCNKADLETLSKLVENHVTSIPYENLNPHCGETIEVNVEAVFDKMVRKQRGGCCVEHNGLFWWVLKEMGYNVMFTAARLYKPAKDCYESYPSHCILIVTIDSKSYVADVGFVSSYQLRQPLELVSGKEQSQLPGTFRLTEENNIWYMDKAIRKLHIEGQSSNSEFLQNQPAYEKLFCFALKPYKIEDFQDKLTYLITTPGAMFKELSYVCYQTQNGIKILKGTTYIEKMFNGKDGTDVRTSKSLTEEELQHVLRETFNLMLDKKITPVNNFTHFLIE; this is encoded by the coding sequence ATGAAGCTTTCTGAATATTTTGCACGAATTGGCTACACAGGACCTTGCAACAAAGCTGACCTGGAGACACTAAGCAAATTAGTTGAAAACCATGTCACATCTATTCCGTATGAAAATCTCAATCCACACTGTGGAGAAACAATTGAGGTCAATGTGGAAGCAGTCTTTGACAAAATGGTGAGGAAGCAAAGAGGTGGCTGCTGTGTGGAGCATAATGGCTTATTCTGGTGGGTACTAAAGGAGATGGGGTACAATGTGATGTTTACAGCTGCAAGATTGTACAAACCAGCAAAGGATTGTTACGAATCCTACCCATCTCATTGTATCCTCATAGTCACCATTGATTCTAAGAGTTATGTTGCTGATGTGGGCTTTGTATCATCCTACCAGCTACGACAACCACTGGAGCTGGTATCAGGCAAAGAACAGTCTCAGCTTCCGGGCACATTCCGCCTGACTGAAGAGAACAATATCTGGTACATGGATAAAGCTATAAGGAAACTTCACATTGAAGGTCAAAGCAGCAACAGTGAGTTTCTGCAGAACCAACCTGCCTATGAAAAACTGTTTTGTTTTGCCCTTAAGCCTTATAAAATTGAGGATTTTCAGGACAAATTAACCTATTTAATAACGACTCCTGGGGCCATGTTTAAAGAGTTATCCTATGTTTGTTACCAAACCCAGAATGGCATTAAAATTCTGAAGGGTACAACCTACATTGAAAAGATGTTCAATGGGAAAGATGGAACGGATGTCAGAACCTCCAAAAGTCTGACTGAAGAAGAATTACAACATGTACTCAGGGAGACATTCAACTTGATGTTGGACAAGAAGATAACGCCTGTGAATAATTTCACTCATTTCCTGATTGAATAA